The following proteins are co-located in the Fimbriiglobus ruber genome:
- a CDS encoding SdrD B-like domain-containing protein, producing MPRTPDRRENRSPRKNRGGRNLQANQSDTPTRQPKLHILQFEDRIVPDGTVTGTVFLNYEADGVFHQSPQTTPTVGNPPNTANLSSDTGWNGSPVLVTAYDANNVAVGSAFTQSSSNPSAATNGTYTLTLTPGSHGPYRLEFTDLPSGTFFGPSGTNSNTAVQFINDPNGGTITGEDLALVQADTLTPSNPLLVSNEYVFGSYNGINASDPVVVSYPYNSGSTIPNSSAPPYDAPQSHAIEITQSQVGSTWGVAFNPTTNQLYMAAFYKQHTGVGPGGVGAVYTTNPLNETQLLAATANNTTVPTTTSVLFDLNALFPSQMPAGNVDFRDGYTSDTDYIYDSGNVGWDAVGKVGLGGLATSPDGRYVYTVALGNRELYVYDTLTHQAEGYSFNLPSDVTGITPSNPLGDFRPFAVTYYDGSIYVGAVNSAESTQNASDLHAYVFQFTPGASPATGSGSFAASPVFEMADMTYNRGYAQAYAGTPDAANPNGTPVSANWNPWSPTYQDLADPTRREGIYAQPELTGLSFDTSGNLVLGFRDRAGDQFGVLTPEQAGPAATATATVAGGSLTALSVTNGSSGYVYSTNPTVTITGGGGTGATATATVVNGVVTGLTITNAGTGYTSAPTVTIDAPETIAKVGLGVGDILRATVNTPGNVANGWTLENDGNGTAGAGDDQGPGGGEFYYGDNLIGNETVNGVPNQDETQELSLGGVLQLPGNPDVASTTFDAAQIVGRFNTAGIRWYSNTPGPAQGSDIRAYELYQAEDLDFYINDPTAYPFFAKANGLGDLTALSFAPVEIGNRVWADTNGDGIQEANEPGIPGVVVDLLDASGNTIATTTTAADGTYYFTSAPPPPDPSQDVPGKAYSVGMLPGSQYTVNIPLDQPALKSYAITTAFASLNGSPATTIDSNIVAGTGASAGDAVMSISPLQAGESNEDYDAGFVPTLSLGDFVWTDTNNDGVFDDGESGLAGVPVLLLDSSGNPAKDANGNVVAPTTTDSTGHYLFTNLLPGTYIVQIVAPSGYVSSTGVNNAYEPGSTDYTDAGNNHDHGTQTGPVILSQPVTLTPAGTDPDTTPTTGIANTANLNVDFGVYQPLALGDFVWVDTNNDGIFDNGESGLGGVTVVLLNANGTPATDAAGNPVAPTTTDSTGHYLFTDLLPGTYKVQITPPAGYVSSTGVNDAYEPGSTDYTDAGNNHDHGTQTGAVIVSQPVTLTAGSTNPDVTPTTGTVGTANLNVDFGVYQPLALGDFVWVDTNNDGIFDNGESGLGGVTVVLLNANGTPATDAAGNPVAPTTTDSTGHYLFTDLLPGTYKVQITPPAGYVSSTGANDAYEPGSGDYTDAGNNHDHGTQEGAVIVSQPVTLTAGATNPDTTPTTGIAKTANLNVDFGVYQPLALGDFVWVDANDDGVLDNGETGLAGVTVALLNANGTPATDATGNVVAPTVTDSTGHYLFTNLLPGTYEVQITAPNGYVSSTGNPGRATGPYEPGSTDYTDAGNNHDHGTGATNVILSQPVTLTAGSTNPDVTPTTGTVGTANLNVDFGVFQPLDLGDFVWVDANNNGVFDNGEQPVPGVLVELLDGNGNPIKDINGVPLTATTDATGHYLFTNLIPGTYEVQITPPAGYVSSTGNPGSPTGPYEPVVGNSTVNNQDHGTTQANGLIRTNPVTLALPGSLANPDSVNGGTNNANLRQDFGIYQPLALGDFVWVDANNDGVFDSGETGLAGVQVNLLNANGSPVTTLNGSPITTTTDATGHYLFTNLLPGVYQVQIIAPAGYISSTGTGTLTGGVGPYEPGSTIYTDAGNNHDHGTGATNVIVSQPVSLTSAGTNPDVTPTTGTTGTANLNVDFGVFQPVTPPPPPPPPPPPPPPPPPPPPPPPPPPPPPHHRPAAAPPPPPPPHHRRRPHHRRPRLRSRGTCTSTIRSRARVFRPTRDSAGC from the coding sequence ATGCCTCGCACTCCCGACCGACGCGAAAATCGTAGCCCTCGGAAGAACCGCGGAGGTAGGAATCTCCAGGCGAATCAATCCGATACGCCGACCCGACAGCCCAAGCTCCACATTCTCCAATTTGAAGACCGGATCGTCCCGGACGGGACCGTAACGGGCACCGTTTTTCTCAATTACGAAGCGGACGGGGTTTTCCACCAATCCCCGCAGACCACCCCGACCGTTGGCAACCCGCCGAACACGGCCAACCTGTCGTCCGACACGGGTTGGAACGGTTCACCCGTACTGGTGACGGCTTACGACGCGAATAACGTGGCCGTCGGGTCCGCCTTCACGCAGTCCTCGTCCAACCCCTCGGCGGCCACCAACGGAACCTACACCCTCACGCTGACCCCCGGGAGCCACGGGCCGTACCGGCTCGAATTCACCGACCTCCCGAGCGGCACGTTCTTCGGCCCGAGCGGGACGAACAGCAACACCGCCGTCCAGTTCATCAACGACCCGAACGGGGGGACGATCACGGGCGAGGATCTCGCGCTCGTCCAGGCGGACACGCTCACCCCATCCAACCCGCTCCTGGTCTCGAACGAGTACGTTTTCGGGTCGTACAACGGGATCAACGCCAGCGACCCGGTCGTCGTCAGCTACCCGTACAACTCGGGCTCGACGATTCCGAATTCGAGTGCGCCCCCGTACGACGCGCCGCAATCGCACGCGATCGAGATCACCCAGAGCCAGGTCGGGTCGACGTGGGGGGTGGCTTTCAACCCGACCACGAATCAGCTTTACATGGCCGCGTTTTACAAGCAGCACACCGGGGTCGGGCCGGGCGGTGTCGGGGCCGTTTACACCACCAACCCGCTGAACGAAACCCAGCTCCTGGCGGCCACCGCGAACAACACCACGGTCCCGACCACCACCAGCGTTCTGTTCGACCTCAACGCCCTCTTCCCGAGTCAAATGCCGGCCGGCAACGTCGACTTCCGGGACGGGTACACGAGCGACACGGATTACATTTACGACTCGGGGAACGTCGGGTGGGACGCGGTCGGCAAGGTCGGCCTCGGCGGGTTGGCCACGAGCCCGGACGGCCGCTACGTGTACACGGTCGCGCTCGGCAACCGCGAGCTGTACGTTTACGACACGCTGACCCACCAGGCCGAAGGATACTCGTTCAATCTGCCGTCGGATGTCACCGGCATCACCCCAAGTAACCCGCTCGGGGACTTCCGGCCGTTCGCGGTGACGTACTACGACGGCTCGATCTACGTCGGCGCGGTCAACTCCGCCGAGAGTACCCAGAACGCGTCCGACCTGCACGCCTACGTATTCCAATTCACCCCCGGCGCGTCGCCCGCCACGGGGTCCGGGTCGTTCGCCGCGTCGCCGGTGTTCGAGATGGCGGACATGACGTACAACCGCGGGTACGCCCAGGCCTACGCCGGGACGCCCGACGCGGCTAACCCGAACGGCACGCCCGTCTCGGCGAACTGGAATCCGTGGTCGCCCACTTACCAGGACTTGGCGGACCCGACCCGCCGGGAAGGAATCTACGCTCAGCCGGAACTGACCGGCCTGTCGTTCGACACCAGCGGTAACCTGGTTCTCGGGTTCCGTGACCGGGCGGGCGACCAGTTCGGCGTGCTGACTCCCGAACAGGCTGGTCCCGCGGCCACCGCGACCGCGACGGTTGCCGGCGGCAGTCTGACCGCGCTCTCCGTCACCAACGGGTCGAGCGGGTACGTGTACAGCACGAACCCGACGGTGACGATCACGGGGGGCGGTGGTACCGGTGCGACGGCCACGGCGACCGTCGTCAACGGTGTTGTGACTGGGTTGACGATCACAAACGCGGGCACGGGCTACACGTCCGCCCCGACGGTCACGATCGACGCACCCGAAACCATCGCTAAGGTCGGTCTGGGCGTCGGCGACATCCTCCGGGCGACCGTGAACACGCCCGGCAACGTGGCGAACGGCTGGACGCTGGAGAACGACGGCAACGGGACGGCCGGCGCCGGCGACGACCAGGGGCCGGGCGGCGGCGAGTTCTACTACGGCGACAACTTGATCGGCAACGAGACCGTCAACGGCGTCCCGAACCAGGACGAGACCCAGGAGCTTTCTCTGGGCGGCGTGCTGCAACTCCCCGGCAACCCGGACGTCGCCTCGACCACATTCGACGCCGCCCAGATCGTGGGCCGCTTCAACACGGCCGGCATCCGCTGGTACAGCAACACCCCGGGCCCCGCTCAGGGGTCCGACATTCGCGCGTACGAACTGTACCAGGCCGAAGACCTCGATTTTTACATCAACGACCCCACCGCGTACCCGTTCTTTGCCAAGGCGAACGGGCTCGGCGACCTCACGGCCCTCTCCTTCGCGCCGGTCGAAATCGGCAACCGGGTGTGGGCGGACACCAACGGCGACGGCATCCAGGAAGCGAACGAACCCGGCATTCCCGGCGTGGTGGTCGACCTCCTCGACGCGAGCGGCAACACGATCGCGACGACCACGACGGCCGCCGACGGGACTTACTACTTCACGTCCGCCCCGCCGCCGCCCGACCCGTCCCAGGACGTGCCGGGTAAGGCGTACAGCGTCGGCATGCTTCCCGGGTCGCAGTACACGGTCAACATTCCACTGGATCAACCGGCGCTCAAGTCCTACGCGATCACGACCGCGTTCGCGAGCTTGAACGGCAGCCCGGCCACAACGATCGACTCGAACATCGTCGCCGGCACCGGCGCGAGCGCGGGCGACGCCGTCATGTCGATTTCGCCTCTCCAGGCCGGGGAGTCCAACGAGGATTATGACGCCGGCTTCGTGCCGACGCTGAGCCTCGGCGACTTCGTGTGGACCGACACGAATAATGACGGCGTCTTCGACGACGGCGAATCCGGCCTGGCCGGTGTTCCGGTCCTGCTGCTCGACAGCAGCGGGAACCCGGCCAAGGATGCCAACGGAAACGTGGTTGCTCCCACGACCACCGACAGCACCGGGCACTATCTGTTCACGAACTTGCTGCCCGGTACGTACATAGTCCAGATCGTCGCGCCGTCGGGCTATGTTTCCAGCACGGGCGTGAACAACGCGTACGAGCCGGGGTCGACGGACTACACGGACGCCGGGAATAACCACGACCACGGGACGCAAACCGGGCCCGTTATCCTGAGTCAGCCGGTGACTCTCACGCCGGCTGGGACGGACCCGGACACGACGCCGACGACCGGTATCGCAAACACGGCCAACTTGAATGTCGACTTCGGCGTCTACCAGCCGCTGGCCCTCGGCGACTTCGTGTGGGTCGACACGAACAACGACGGCATCTTCGATAACGGCGAGTCCGGCCTGGGCGGGGTGACCGTCGTTCTCTTGAACGCGAACGGAACCCCGGCCACGGACGCGGCCGGGAACCCGGTCGCCCCAACCACGACCGACAGCACCGGCCACTACCTGTTCACGGACCTGCTGCCCGGAACCTACAAGGTCCAGATCACCCCGCCGGCCGGGTACGTGTCCAGCACGGGCGTGAACGATGCGTACGAGCCGGGTTCGACGGACTACACGGACGCCGGCAACAACCACGACCACGGCACCCAGACGGGCGCGGTCATCGTCAGCCAGCCGGTGACACTGACGGCTGGTAGCACCAACCCGGACGTGACCCCGACGACGGGCACCGTCGGCACAGCCAACCTGAACGTCGACTTCGGCGTGTACCAACCGCTGGCCCTCGGCGACTTCGTGTGGGTCGACACGAACAACGACGGCATCTTCGATAACGGCGAGTCCGGCCTGGGCGGGGTGACCGTCGTTCTCTTGAACGCGAACGGGACCCCGGCCACGGACGCGGCTGGGAACCCGGTCGCCCCAACCACGACCGACAGCACCGGCCACTACCTGTTCACGGACCTGCTGCCCGGAACCTACAAGGTCCAGATCACCCCGCCGGCCGGGTACGTGTCCAGCACGGGCGCGAACGATGCGTACGAGCCCGGGTCGGGAGACTACACGGATGCCGGGAACAACCACGACCACGGCACCCAAGAGGGTGCAGTCATCGTCAGCCAGCCGGTGACTCTGACGGCCGGTGCCACGAACCCAGACACGACCCCGACCACGGGAATCGCAAAGACGGCGAATCTGAACGTCGACTTCGGCGTGTACCAACCGCTGGCTCTTGGCGACTTCGTGTGGGTCGACGCGAACGACGACGGTGTCCTCGACAACGGGGAAACGGGTCTAGCCGGCGTGACCGTCGCTCTCTTGAACGCGAACGGAACCCCGGCCACGGACGCGACCGGGAATGTGGTTGCCCCGACCGTAACCGACAGTACCGGCCACTACCTGTTCACCAACTTGCTGCCCGGCACTTACGAAGTTCAGATCACGGCTCCCAACGGATACGTCTCCAGCACCGGCAACCCCGGTCGTGCGACCGGGCCGTACGAGCCGGGATCGACGGACTACACGGACGCCGGGAATAACCACGACCACGGGACCGGCGCGACCAACGTCATCCTCAGCCAACCGGTGACGCTGACGGCTGGTAGCACGAACCCGGACGTGACGCCGACGACGGGCACCGTCGGCACAGCCAACCTGAACGTCGACTTCGGCGTCTTCCAACCGCTGGACCTCGGCGACTTCGTGTGGGTGGACGCTAACAACAACGGCGTCTTCGACAACGGCGAACAGCCGGTGCCGGGCGTTCTAGTCGAACTGCTCGACGGGAACGGGAACCCGATCAAGGACATCAACGGCGTTCCGCTGACCGCGACCACCGACGCCACCGGCCACTACCTGTTCACGAACCTGATCCCCGGCACGTACGAGGTCCAGATCACGCCGCCGGCCGGGTACGTGTCGAGTACCGGCAACCCCGGCAGCCCGACGGGGCCGTACGAACCTGTCGTCGGCAACAGCACGGTCAACAACCAGGACCACGGGACGACCCAGGCGAACGGCCTGATCCGCACGAACCCGGTCACCCTGGCGCTGCCGGGCAGTTTGGCCAACCCGGACAGCGTGAACGGGGGCACGAACAACGCCAACCTGCGGCAGGACTTCGGCATCTACCAACCGCTGGCTCTCGGCGACTTCGTGTGGGTGGACGCGAATAACGACGGCGTCTTCGACAGCGGGGAGACCGGACTCGCCGGCGTTCAGGTCAACTTGCTCAACGCCAACGGCTCGCCGGTCACGACGCTCAACGGCAGCCCGATCACGACGACGACCGACGCGACCGGGCACTACTTGTTCACCAACCTGCTACCGGGCGTCTATCAGGTCCAGATCATTGCACCGGCGGGCTACATCAGTAGCACCGGGACGGGCACACTCACGGGTGGCGTCGGCCCCTACGAGCCGGGTTCGACGATCTACACGGACGCCGGGAACAATCACGACCACGGCACCGGCGCGACCAACGTGATCGTCAGCCAGCCGGTCTCCTTGACATCCGCCGGAACTAACCCGGATGTCACCCCGACGACGGGCACCACGGGGACAGCCAATCTCAATGTCGACTTCGGCGTCTTCCAACCGGTAACACCGCCACCGCCACCGCCACCACCACCGCCGCCCCCGCCCCCGCCCCCGCCGCCGCCCCCGCCGCCCCCGCCGCCGCCCCCGCCGCCCCACCACCGCCCCGCCGCCGCCCCGCCGCCGCCCCCGCCGCCCCACCACCGCCGCCGCCCCCACCACCGTCGCCCCCGGCTTCGGTCTCGGGGTACGTGTACATCGACAATACGGTCACGGGCACGCGTGTTTCGACCGACAAGGGACTCGGCGGGGTGTTGA
- a CDS encoding SdrD B-like domain-containing protein, whose protein sequence is MYIDNTVTGTRVSTDKGLGGVLIALNGPNGVSETTYTDSSGFYQFTDLTPGTYTIREQQPSGTFYNGYTNTGTDAGVVDGTSGIDIISAINLNSGDAGLEYDFGEIQPTGTFGYDWFDTNRNGVYDQGSEPPIPGVAVTISGTAFAGTPLARPLTAADVPGGLTVTTNSAGRYDYPVLPPGVYTITSVQPTTFDGMSLVHWQEQNGDPTGPNPTIDNPNPRTFSDVVLTAGNASRGPFNFGETAFSGSPPTTPPIIVPPTPPSKRDFLDSTDTSGSSSSGAAAAAPAENVAPSSPGVNAAVADLPQDPQFAVSTGTPTVPAFVAVGAGPGSAPLVRVFNYATGVEVFQFLAYEQSYTGGVHVAVGDINGDGVPDIVTSTGVGGGPRVRVFSGIDGSVLEDFFAYEPTYTGGVSIAVGDVEGIGRDDIITGTETGGAPRISVFNTSNVSNPIASFFAFDSSQRSGVRIAAADFNGDGKADIVATTGPGVTTQVRVFSGADVLLNQANISPIQTINPFGGAFSGGAYIATGDYNGDGMPDIIVGADAGGGPRVQVFSGTDDSILADFFAYEPTFTGGVRVAALDVNGDGHADIIAGAGLGGATRVTIFSGAGVGASLVPNVIDDFFAFDATVLDGVYVGAGTSKPVGGTSPVTTPAAIGSLGLSGTMPPLS, encoded by the coding sequence GTGTACATCGACAATACGGTCACGGGCACGCGTGTTTCGACCGACAAGGGACTCGGCGGGGTGTTGATCGCCCTGAACGGCCCGAACGGGGTCTCGGAAACGACGTATACCGATTCGTCCGGATTCTACCAGTTCACGGACTTGACTCCGGGTACGTACACGATTCGCGAGCAGCAGCCGTCGGGCACCTTCTACAACGGGTACACCAACACCGGGACCGATGCCGGGGTGGTCGACGGTACCTCCGGAATCGACATTATCTCGGCCATCAACCTGAATTCGGGCGATGCCGGCCTGGAGTACGACTTCGGCGAGATTCAGCCGACCGGAACATTCGGCTACGACTGGTTCGACACCAACCGGAACGGGGTCTACGACCAGGGCAGTGAGCCCCCGATTCCGGGCGTCGCCGTTACGATCAGTGGGACTGCGTTCGCGGGAACGCCGCTGGCCCGTCCGCTGACCGCGGCCGACGTTCCAGGCGGTCTGACCGTTACCACGAACAGCGCCGGCCGGTACGACTACCCGGTCCTGCCGCCGGGCGTTTACACGATTACGTCGGTCCAGCCGACGACCTTCGACGGCATGTCGCTCGTTCACTGGCAGGAGCAGAACGGCGACCCGACCGGGCCGAACCCGACGATCGACAACCCGAACCCGCGGACGTTCTCGGACGTCGTCCTGACGGCTGGTAATGCGTCCCGCGGGCCGTTCAACTTCGGCGAGACGGCTTTCAGCGGCTCGCCGCCGACGACGCCCCCGATCATCGTCCCGCCGACGCCGCCATCGAAGCGGGACTTCCTCGACTCGACCGACACCAGTGGATCGAGTTCAAGCGGGGCGGCGGCGGCCGCGCCCGCGGAAAACGTGGCGCCGTCGTCGCCAGGGGTCAACGCCGCCGTAGCGGATCTGCCGCAGGATCCGCAATTCGCGGTGTCCACCGGGACGCCGACCGTACCCGCGTTCGTCGCGGTCGGGGCCGGCCCCGGGTCCGCCCCACTGGTTCGGGTGTTCAATTACGCGACCGGGGTGGAGGTGTTCCAGTTCCTGGCGTACGAGCAGTCGTACACCGGCGGCGTCCATGTCGCGGTCGGTGACATCAACGGGGACGGGGTGCCGGACATCGTCACCAGCACCGGCGTGGGCGGCGGCCCGCGGGTGCGGGTGTTCAGCGGGATCGACGGGTCGGTCCTCGAAGACTTCTTCGCCTACGAACCGACGTACACCGGCGGCGTCAGCATCGCGGTCGGGGACGTCGAGGGGATCGGGCGGGACGACATCATCACCGGGACCGAGACCGGCGGTGCCCCCCGCATCTCGGTATTCAACACGAGCAACGTGTCGAACCCGATCGCGTCCTTCTTCGCCTTCGATTCATCCCAGCGCAGCGGTGTCCGGATCGCGGCCGCCGACTTCAACGGGGACGGTAAGGCCGACATCGTGGCCACGACCGGCCCGGGCGTGACCACCCAGGTCCGGGTGTTCAGCGGGGCGGACGTCCTGCTCAACCAGGCGAACATTTCCCCGATTCAAACGATCAACCCGTTCGGGGGCGCGTTCTCGGGCGGGGCGTACATTGCGACCGGCGATTACAACGGCGACGGCATGCCGGACATCATCGTCGGGGCGGATGCAGGCGGCGGTCCGCGGGTCCAGGTGTTCAGCGGGACCGACGATTCGATCCTGGCTGACTTCTTCGCCTACGAGCCGACGTTCACCGGCGGGGTCCGCGTCGCCGCCCTCGACGTCAACGGGGACGGCCACGCCGACATCATCGCCGGGGCCGGCCTCGGCGGGGCCACCCGGGTCACGATCTTCTCGGGCGCCGGCGTCGGGGCGAGCCTGGTCCCGAACGTCATCGACGACTTCTTCGCGTTCGACGCCACCGTCCTGGACGGCGTCTACGTCGGGGCTGGAACCTCGAAGCCGGTGGGCGGAACGTCGCCGGTGACTACGCCGGCTGCGATCGGCTCCCTCGGCCTCTCGGGGACCATGCCGCCGTTATCGTAA
- a CDS encoding FmdB family zinc ribbon protein encodes MPIYIYEVVLPDGTGGEQFETLQRMSEPVLTVHPESGEPVRRVIGVPNAPKTWTDSQAKTMTSDRNLDRMGFTKYVRSGNGKYEKKFGKGPDAIKKPPSE; translated from the coding sequence ATGCCGATTTACATTTACGAAGTCGTCTTGCCCGATGGAACGGGCGGCGAACAGTTCGAAACGTTGCAGCGAATGAGCGAGCCCGTGCTGACCGTTCACCCCGAGTCGGGCGAGCCGGTACGCCGCGTGATAGGGGTTCCGAACGCGCCCAAGACCTGGACCGACTCGCAGGCCAAGACCATGACCAGCGACCGAAACCTCGACCGCATGGGCTTCACCAAATACGTGCGCAGCGGCAACGGTAAGTACGAGAAGAAGTTCGGCAAAGGGCCGGACGCGATCAAGAAGCCCCCGTCGGAGTGA
- the efp gene encoding elongation factor P: MASTKMIDIRRGMVLNMNGQLFYCLERDLNTPGNWRAILYLKLKNLKTGSITDERVHPDDKVDVVYLDTKDFMYSYKDGTDYVFTDAETFEQVTLSGDMVGDKIYFLRENDTCKITFYDGKALDMELPQNVVLKVTETEPGIKGATAAAQHKPATLETGLKINVPSFITEGEAIVVDTAEKKYLRRAKE; the protein is encoded by the coding sequence GTGGCATCGACGAAGATGATCGACATTCGGCGCGGGATGGTTCTGAACATGAACGGGCAGCTCTTTTACTGCCTCGAACGCGACTTGAACACGCCCGGGAACTGGCGCGCGATCCTGTATTTGAAATTGAAGAACCTGAAAACCGGGTCGATCACCGACGAGCGGGTTCACCCGGACGACAAGGTGGACGTGGTCTACCTCGACACCAAGGACTTCATGTACTCGTACAAGGACGGCACGGACTACGTGTTCACCGACGCCGAGACGTTCGAGCAGGTGACGCTGTCCGGCGACATGGTCGGGGACAAGATTTACTTCCTGCGGGAAAACGACACCTGCAAGATCACGTTCTACGACGGCAAGGCGCTCGACATGGAGTTGCCGCAGAACGTCGTGCTGAAGGTGACGGAGACGGAACCCGGCATCAAGGGCGCGACCGCGGCCGCCCAGCACAAACCGGCGACCCTCGAAACCGGCCTGAAAATCAACGTCCCCTCGTTCATCACCGAGGGCGAAGCGATCGTGGTCGATACGGCCGAAAAGAAGTACCTCCGCCGGGCCAAAGAGTAG